The proteins below come from a single Stutzerimonas stutzeri RCH2 genomic window:
- the ruvX gene encoding Holliday junction resolvase RuvX — MSAPRLLLGFDYGTKQIGVAVGQMITGQARELCVLKAQNGVPDWQQIEALMREWQPDALVVGLPLNMDGTPSDMSARAEKFARRLHGRFNLPVHTHDERLTTFEAKGERLRQGQHGGYRDRPVDALAAALLLEGWLSDHPAA, encoded by the coding sequence ATGAGCGCGCCTCGCCTGCTGCTCGGCTTCGATTACGGCACCAAACAGATCGGCGTCGCCGTCGGCCAGATGATCACCGGGCAGGCGCGCGAGCTCTGCGTGCTCAAGGCGCAGAATGGCGTGCCGGACTGGCAGCAGATCGAGGCCTTGATGCGTGAGTGGCAGCCGGATGCGCTGGTCGTCGGCCTGCCCCTTAATATGGATGGTACGCCAAGCGACATGAGCGCCCGAGCCGAAAAGTTTGCGCGCCGGCTCCATGGACGCTTCAACCTGCCGGTACACACCCACGACGAGCGCCTGACCACGTTCGAAGCCAAAGGCGAGCGCCTGCGCCAAGGCCAGCACGGCGGCTACCGCGACCGCCCGGTGGATGCCCTGGCCGCAGCTCTACTACTGGAAGGCTGGCTGAGCGA
- a CDS encoding YqgE/AlgH family protein, protein MKSTAPSYLKHHFLIAMPQMADPNFAQTLIYLIEHGAEGAMGLIINRPNGLSLADVLEQLRPDGPIPSLCQSLPIFSGGPVQTDRGFVLHSADHQFQATLALGPLGMSTSQDVLFAIADGQGPARHFIALGYAGWEAGQLEAELADNAWLSCPASTEILFDLPYDQRLNAAAASLGVDLRLLSTQVGHA, encoded by the coding sequence ATGAAAAGCACCGCGCCCAGTTACCTCAAGCATCACTTTCTGATCGCCATGCCCCAGATGGCCGATCCGAACTTTGCCCAAACGCTGATCTACCTCATCGAGCACGGCGCAGAGGGCGCCATGGGCCTGATCATCAATCGACCGAACGGACTCAGTCTGGCCGATGTTCTGGAACAGTTGCGCCCAGACGGGCCGATTCCATCGCTGTGCCAGAGCCTGCCGATCTTTTCCGGCGGCCCGGTGCAGACAGACCGCGGTTTCGTCCTGCATTCTGCCGATCATCAATTTCAGGCCACGCTGGCGCTCGGCCCGCTCGGCATGTCCACGTCACAGGACGTGCTGTTCGCCATCGCCGATGGCCAAGGCCCCGCCCGGCATTTCATCGCCCTGGGCTACGCCGGCTGGGAAGCAGGGCAGCTGGAGGCCGAACTGGCTGACAACGCCTGGCTCAGCTGCCCGGCGAGCACGGAAATCCTCTTCGATCTGCCCTACGACCAGCGCCTGAACGCAGCGGCCGCATCGCTGGGCGTCGACCTGCGCCTGCTCAGTACCCAGGTCGGCCACGCATGA
- a CDS encoding energy transducer TonB, whose protein sequence is MNAAIRQPAPETTRVRPADRLGFTLFLAAALHLALILGLGFTLSEPKQISKTLEITLSTFKSEEKPKEADFLAQDNQQGSGTLEHKASPKTTEQAPFQDTEVRKVTPPAAPPRSTQPEPAKTVVTTRSRQPDKADTKQQTQPQPEPQAAPAFDSSQLSAEIASLEAELAHDVERYAKRPRVSRQNSAATMRDISAWYRDEWRKKVERIGNLNYPDEARRQQIYGSLRMLVTINRDGTVQELRVIESSGQPVLDDAALRIVRLAAPFAPFTGELAQKFDQVEIIRTWRFERGDKLSSR, encoded by the coding sequence ATGAACGCCGCTATCCGCCAACCTGCGCCTGAAACCACCCGAGTCCGCCCGGCGGACCGGCTCGGCTTCACGCTTTTTTTAGCTGCCGCATTGCACCTGGCCCTAATTCTCGGCCTGGGCTTCACGCTGTCCGAACCGAAACAGATCAGCAAGACGCTGGAAATCACTCTGTCAACGTTCAAGAGCGAGGAAAAGCCCAAGGAAGCAGACTTTCTCGCCCAGGACAACCAGCAGGGCAGCGGCACGCTGGAGCACAAGGCGTCGCCAAAAACCACCGAGCAGGCGCCCTTTCAGGACACCGAGGTGCGCAAGGTGACGCCACCGGCAGCACCACCGCGCAGCACGCAACCGGAACCGGCGAAAACAGTCGTCACCACCCGCAGCCGGCAGCCGGACAAGGCTGATACCAAGCAGCAGACCCAGCCGCAGCCCGAACCGCAGGCCGCTCCGGCGTTCGACAGCTCTCAGCTGAGCGCCGAAATCGCCAGCCTCGAAGCTGAGCTGGCACATGACGTCGAGCGCTACGCCAAACGGCCAAGGGTCAGCCGGCAGAATAGCGCTGCCACCATGCGCGATATCAGCGCCTGGTACCGCGATGAATGGCGCAAGAAGGTCGAGCGCATCGGCAATCTCAACTACCCGGACGAAGCGCGTCGCCAGCAGATCTACGGCAGCCTGCGCATGCTAGTGACCATCAACCGTGACGGCACCGTACAAGAGTTGCGCGTGATCGAGTCCTCCGGCCAGCCGGTGCTAGATGATGCCGCGCTGCGCATCGTGCGACTGGCAGCGCCTTTTGCGCCCTTCACCGGCGAACTGGCACAGAAATTCGATCAGGTCGAGATCATTCGCACCTGGCGCTTCGAGCGCGGCGACAAGCTTTCCAGCCGCTGA
- the gshB gene encoding glutathione synthase, with product MTVRVGIIMDPIAQIAFKKDSSLAMLLAAQARDWTLFYMEQRDLYQLGDQARARMCPLRVFNDPQHWFETDEEIDAALADLDVILMRKDPPFNSEYIYATYLLELAEKAGTLVVNRPQSLRDCNEKFFATQFPQCTPPTLVSRRSDILREFAREHRDIILKPLDEMGGASIFRHREGDPNLSVILEVLTEHGSRQIMAQRYVPAIKDGDKRILMIDGEPIPYCLARIPAAGETRGNLAAGGRGVAQPLSDRDREIAAIVGPELRKRGLLFVGLDVIGDYLTEINITSPTCIREIDNAFDTRIGERLMDAIAGKLQA from the coding sequence ATGACCGTTCGCGTCGGGATCATCATGGACCCTATCGCGCAGATCGCCTTCAAGAAGGACAGCTCGCTGGCCATGCTGCTGGCGGCTCAGGCGCGCGACTGGACACTGTTCTATATGGAGCAACGCGACCTTTATCAGCTCGGCGACCAGGCTCGTGCACGCATGTGCCCGCTACGGGTATTCAACGACCCGCAGCACTGGTTCGAGACGGATGAGGAAATCGACGCAGCCCTAGCTGACCTGGACGTGATCCTCATGCGCAAGGATCCGCCCTTCAACAGCGAGTACATCTACGCAACCTATCTGCTGGAGCTGGCGGAAAAGGCCGGAACGCTGGTAGTCAACCGCCCGCAGAGCCTGCGCGACTGCAACGAGAAATTTTTCGCCACGCAATTTCCGCAATGCACGCCTCCGACACTGGTCAGTCGGCGCTCGGACATTCTCCGCGAGTTCGCCCGCGAGCACCGTGACATCATTCTCAAACCCCTCGACGAGATGGGCGGCGCCTCGATCTTCCGTCATCGCGAAGGCGACCCCAACCTGTCCGTCATTCTCGAAGTGCTGACCGAACACGGCAGCAGGCAGATCATGGCGCAGCGCTACGTCCCGGCTATCAAGGACGGCGACAAACGCATCCTGATGATCGACGGAGAGCCGATTCCGTATTGCTTGGCACGAATTCCCGCAGCGGGTGAAACGCGTGGCAATCTCGCCGCGGGCGGCCGAGGTGTGGCACAACCGCTATCCGATCGTGATCGTGAGATCGCAGCAATCGTCGGCCCGGAGTTGCGCAAGCGCGGTCTGCTGTTTGTCGGCCTGGACGTAATCGGTGACTACCTCACCGAAATCAACATCACCAGCCCCACCTGCATCCGCGAAATCGACAACGCCTTCGATACCCGAATCGGCGAGCGCCTCATGGACGCGATCGCGGGCAAGCTGCAAGCTTGA
- the pilG gene encoding twitching motility response regulator PilG, whose product MEQHSEGLKVMVIDDSKTIRRTAETLLKKVGCDVITAVDGFDALAKIADTHPRIIFVDIMMPRLDGYQTCALIKNNSSFKSTPVIMLSSKDGLFDKAKGRIVGSDQYLTKPFSKEELLGAIKAHVPDFAPVEQAS is encoded by the coding sequence ATGGAACAGCACTCCGAGGGCTTGAAGGTCATGGTGATCGACGATTCGAAAACGATTCGTCGTACCGCTGAAACCCTGCTGAAGAAAGTAGGATGCGATGTCATCACCGCAGTGGACGGTTTCGATGCGCTCGCCAAGATTGCGGATACTCATCCCCGCATCATCTTCGTCGATATTATGATGCCCAGGCTGGACGGATATCAGACCTGCGCATTGATCAAGAACAACAGCTCCTTCAAGTCGACGCCAGTCATCATGCTGTCTTCCAAAGATGGCCTGTTCGACAAGGCGAAAGGGCGTATTGTCGGCTCCGATCAATACCTTACCAAGCCGTTCAGCAAAGAAGAGCTGCTCGGTGCGATCAAGGCTCATGTCCCTGACTTCGCGCCGGTGGAGCAAGCATCCTGA
- the pilH gene encoding twitching motility response regulator PilH: protein MARVLIVDDSPTEMYKLTAMLEKHGHVVLKAENGADGVALARQEKPDAVLMDIVMPGLNGFQATRQLTKDSETSHIPVIIVTTKDQETDKVWGKRQGAKDYLTKPVDEATLLKTLNAVLAG, encoded by the coding sequence ATGGCTCGCGTTCTGATTGTTGATGATTCGCCGACCGAAATGTACAAGCTCACCGCCATGCTGGAGAAGCACGGCCATGTGGTGCTGAAAGCCGAGAACGGTGCCGATGGCGTTGCGCTGGCGCGCCAGGAAAAACCGGACGCCGTACTGATGGATATCGTCATGCCGGGGCTGAATGGTTTCCAGGCCACGCGTCAGCTGACCAAAGATTCTGAAACCAGTCACATTCCGGTGATCATCGTTACCACCAAGGATCAGGAAACCGATAAGGTCTGGGGCAAGCGCCAAGGGGCGAAGGATTACCTGACCAAGCCGGTGGACGAAGCCACATTGCTGAAAACCCTGAATGCCGTTCTGGCGGGCTGA
- a CDS encoding chemotaxis protein CheW — protein sequence MADMQTPFQQLLELDKRCRRYAAGLPSQQEAVQTWGGIGFRMGGRLFVAPMGEVGEILHEPRYTLLPGVKSWVKGVANVRGRLLPVMDLCGYFGLELSPLRKQRRVLVVDHQEVFAGLTVDEVFGMQHFPVEAFSEELPPIEASIQPFIHGVFQREQPWLVFSPHALATHQAFLDVAF from the coding sequence ATGGCTGACATGCAAACGCCGTTTCAGCAGCTGCTGGAGCTTGATAAGCGATGCCGCCGGTACGCGGCGGGCCTGCCTTCTCAACAGGAAGCCGTACAGACCTGGGGAGGGATCGGCTTCCGAATGGGAGGGCGTTTGTTCGTCGCTCCAATGGGCGAGGTCGGTGAAATTCTTCATGAGCCTCGTTACACCCTGCTTCCAGGCGTCAAGAGCTGGGTCAAGGGGGTGGCAAACGTCCGCGGCAGGCTATTGCCGGTGATGGATCTTTGCGGCTATTTCGGCTTGGAGCTTTCACCTTTGCGCAAGCAGCGCAGGGTGCTGGTGGTCGATCATCAGGAAGTGTTTGCCGGCCTTACCGTTGACGAAGTCTTCGGCATGCAACACTTCCCGGTAGAAGCTTTTTCGGAGGAGTTGCCTCCGATCGAAGCATCGATTCAGCCATTTATTCATGGTGTGTTTCAGCGCGAGCAGCCCTGGCTGGTCTTCAGCCCGCACGCGCTGGCGACGCATCAGGCGTTTTTAGACGTCGCTTTTTAG
- a CDS encoding methyl-accepting chemotaxis protein: MIKINANALLSGVRSNTLTTGLFVVLVVSIVLLFANFAYVNTQADHDNEYIAHAGELRVLSQQIAKDAVEAATGTQEAFASLKQARNDFNQRWGYLAQGNESIGLPAVPESLRTEVNAVEQDWNTLRRDTDAILSSEQTVLSLHQVASTLAETIPQLQVEYEEVVDILLESGAPAAQVSVAQRQSLLAERILGSVNKVLSGDQDSVQAADMFGRDASLFGRVLNAMIEGNVAMGITAVADDEARDRLSEIAELFQFVSGSVDEILETSPELFQVRESANSIFEVSQTLLDKTSALSQGLQNRADARYLNTILGYVLGALALASIILIGLVMVQEARRRLSETAEKNERNQAAILRLLDEIGDLADGDLTVAATVTEDFTGAIADSINYSIDQLRELVATINQTAVQVSGAAQETQATAMHLAEASEHQAQEIAGASAAINEMAVSIDQVSANAAESSAVAERSVAIANKGNEVVHNTITGMDNIREQIQDTSKRIKRLGESSQEIGDIVSLINDIADQTNILALNAAIQASMAGDAGRGFAVVADEVQRLAERSSAATKQIEALVKTIQTDTNEAVISMEQTTSEVVRGARLAQDAGVALEEIEKVSKTLAALIQNISNAARQQASSAGHISNTMNVIQEITSQTSSGTTATAKSIGNLAKMANEMRHSVSGFTLPDAPDQA, encoded by the coding sequence ATGATCAAAATAAATGCTAATGCTCTACTGAGCGGGGTGCGCAGCAACACGCTGACCACCGGTTTGTTCGTCGTGTTGGTCGTTTCGATCGTATTGCTGTTCGCGAACTTCGCGTACGTCAATACGCAGGCGGATCACGACAACGAATACATTGCTCACGCGGGAGAGCTGCGCGTACTGTCCCAGCAGATCGCCAAGGATGCCGTGGAAGCGGCAACGGGCACCCAGGAAGCGTTCGCTTCTCTGAAGCAGGCCCGTAACGACTTCAACCAGCGTTGGGGCTATCTGGCGCAAGGCAACGAAAGCATCGGCCTGCCCGCCGTGCCCGAGTCGCTGCGCACGGAAGTGAACGCGGTGGAGCAGGACTGGAACACGCTGCGTCGAGATACCGACGCCATCCTTTCCAGCGAACAGACCGTACTTTCGTTGCACCAGGTAGCCAGTACTCTGGCCGAAACCATTCCCCAGCTGCAGGTCGAGTACGAGGAAGTCGTCGATATTCTGTTGGAAAGTGGTGCGCCAGCTGCTCAGGTTTCGGTGGCCCAGCGCCAGTCGTTGCTGGCCGAACGTATTCTCGGCTCGGTAAACAAGGTCCTTTCCGGTGACCAGGACTCGGTTCAGGCGGCGGATATGTTCGGCCGTGATGCCAGTTTGTTCGGTCGCGTATTGAACGCGATGATCGAAGGCAACGTCGCCATGGGGATCACCGCTGTAGCCGATGACGAGGCACGGGATCGTCTCTCCGAGATTGCCGAACTCTTCCAGTTCGTATCTGGCTCGGTGGATGAGATTCTCGAAACGTCACCCGAGCTGTTCCAGGTGCGCGAGTCGGCGAACAGTATCTTCGAAGTCTCTCAGACCCTGCTGGACAAGACCTCCGCGCTGTCTCAAGGCCTGCAGAACCGTGCCGATGCCCGTTACCTGAACACCATTCTCGGTTATGTGCTCGGTGCCCTGGCGCTGGCTTCCATCATCCTGATCGGTCTGGTGATGGTTCAGGAGGCGCGTCGCCGCCTTAGCGAAACTGCGGAGAAAAACGAGCGTAACCAGGCCGCGATTCTGCGACTGCTCGACGAAATCGGCGATCTCGCTGACGGTGACCTGACAGTAGCCGCCACGGTAACCGAAGACTTCACCGGTGCGATCGCTGACTCGATCAACTACTCCATCGACCAGCTGCGCGAACTGGTAGCCACCATTAACCAGACCGCGGTTCAGGTCTCGGGTGCAGCCCAGGAAACCCAGGCGACAGCCATGCATCTTGCTGAGGCCTCCGAACATCAGGCCCAGGAGATCGCCGGCGCCTCTGCGGCAATCAACGAAATGGCCGTTTCCATTGACCAGGTATCGGCCAACGCCGCGGAATCCTCGGCGGTAGCGGAGCGCTCCGTAGCAATCGCTAACAAGGGTAATGAGGTGGTGCACAACACCATCACCGGCATGGACAACATCCGCGAGCAGATTCAGGACACCTCCAAGCGAATCAAGCGTCTTGGTGAATCGTCTCAGGAGATCGGTGACATCGTTAGCCTGATTAACGACATTGCTGACCAGACCAACATCCTCGCACTTAACGCGGCAATCCAGGCATCCATGGCTGGCGACGCAGGTCGAGGCTTCGCGGTGGTAGCCGACGAAGTTCAGCGCCTTGCAGAGCGTTCTTCGGCCGCGACCAAGCAGATCGAGGCGCTGGTGAAGACCATTCAGACCGACACCAACGAGGCGGTCATCTCGATGGAACAGACCACCTCGGAAGTAGTGCGCGGTGCGCGTCTGGCGCAGGACGCCGGTGTGGCACTGGAAGAGATCGAAAAGGTATCCAAGACGCTTGCGGCACTGATCCAGAACATCTCCAACGCGGCCCGCCAGCAGGCTTCGTCGGCTGGTCACATCTCCAACACCATGAACGTGATCCAGGAGATCACCTCGCAGACCTCATCGGGTACTACCGCAACGGCGAAAAGCATCGGTAATTTGGCCAAGATGGCCAACGAGATGCGCCATTCCGTTTCCGGCTTTACCCTGCCGGATGCTCCGGATCAGGCCTGA
- a CDS encoding CheR family methyltransferase, whose product MQPRFDWALEPLADMSPTEFHDWQTLLEERSGMVVSERRRSFLQTNLSARMREVGAPDYASYYRQVTSGPRGAVEWSTLMDRLTVQETRFFRHPASFELLDAYLRRRVAQSTLERPLALWSVGCASGEETFSLAMATAEVLTGCEFNGGFGVTGTDISLSALAKSRAGIYGARKLEQVETPLRERYFLPLPDARFQIIPGLAARVCFARLNVLELANSPVSGMDVIFCQNLLIYFRRWRRREILNRLADCLAPGGLLVIGVGEVVGWQHPELLPVANDQVLAFTRKSL is encoded by the coding sequence ATGCAGCCGAGGTTTGACTGGGCATTGGAGCCCTTGGCCGATATGTCGCCGACGGAGTTCCATGACTGGCAGACGCTCCTCGAAGAGCGCTCCGGCATGGTCGTTAGCGAACGCAGGCGCAGCTTCCTGCAGACCAATCTGAGTGCTCGCATGCGCGAGGTCGGTGCTCCCGACTACGCCAGCTATTACCGGCAGGTCACCTCTGGTCCTCGTGGTGCGGTTGAGTGGTCGACGCTCATGGACAGGTTGACCGTGCAGGAAACACGTTTCTTTCGGCACCCTGCTTCTTTTGAACTACTCGACGCCTATCTACGGCGGCGCGTGGCGCAGAGCACGCTCGAGCGACCCCTGGCCTTGTGGAGTGTAGGTTGCGCTAGCGGCGAAGAAACCTTTTCGCTGGCCATGGCGACTGCGGAGGTACTGACCGGATGCGAGTTCAATGGTGGCTTCGGCGTTACCGGAACCGATATCAGTCTGAGCGCCCTGGCCAAGTCCCGTGCCGGAATCTACGGCGCTCGCAAACTGGAGCAGGTCGAGACGCCGCTGCGTGAGCGCTATTTCCTACCGCTGCCCGATGCCCGTTTTCAAATCATTCCCGGCCTGGCTGCGCGTGTGTGCTTTGCCAGGCTCAATGTGCTGGAGCTGGCCAACTCGCCAGTGTCCGGCATGGACGTCATTTTTTGTCAGAACTTGCTGATCTACTTCCGCCGCTGGCGTCGCCGAGAAATCCTCAATCGCCTGGCGGATTGCCTGGCCCCGGGGGGATTACTGGTGATTGGCGTAGGTGAAGTGGTTGGTTGGCAGCATCCGGAATTGCTTCCGGTGGCCAACGATCAGGTTCTGGCTTTTACCCGGAAAAGTTTATGA